A window of the Lactobacillus amylovorus DSM 20531 genome harbors these coding sequences:
- a CDS encoding hemolysin family protein — translation MSTAQIVTNLVATVLIFIVASFFVAAEFALVQTRPSQLEDMLAKGQGNKKKLQRALHMTHNLNEYLSTTQVGTTLVGVVLGWFSADTFAVILEDLFHLTPMSESLIKSVSAILGVILLTYLEVVLTEVVPKNIAIDKPVGMMMMIVTPLHIFHTIVYPFVWLLNTSSNGILKLMGFAPADEENEVYSQSEIIKLSRNAVHGGSLDKEDLTYMERAFELNDKIAKDIMTDRTRLSVLDSTDTIAYALKKYLEEGYSRFPVVRDNDKDDVVGYVYAYDIVQQSQIDAKVPVTRIIRTIITVPESMPIQDILHLMISKHTPVVLIVDEYGGTSGIVTDKDIYEELFGSVKDEIDDVSDDYIIKDKEGNVHVSGKTTLYDFERYFHTDLKAFQDSDIITIGGYMMEHYPNLKKGESVDLEGYKFVLDSIEQGFMRWFIVEPIKKNKKVDSDQSKTEK, via the coding sequence TTGAGTACAGCTCAAATAGTAACTAATTTAGTTGCAACTGTATTAATTTTTATAGTTGCTTCATTCTTTGTTGCTGCAGAATTTGCTTTAGTACAAACAAGACCAAGTCAGCTTGAAGATATGTTGGCTAAGGGGCAAGGCAATAAGAAAAAGCTGCAACGTGCACTTCATATGACGCACAACTTGAATGAATATTTGTCGACCACTCAGGTTGGTACTACTCTTGTTGGTGTAGTATTGGGTTGGTTCTCTGCAGATACGTTTGCAGTTATCTTGGAAGATTTATTCCATTTAACTCCAATGAGTGAGTCACTTATTAAGTCAGTAAGTGCCATTTTGGGTGTGATCTTGTTAACTTACTTGGAAGTTGTGTTAACAGAAGTCGTACCTAAGAATATTGCGATTGATAAGCCTGTGGGCATGATGATGATGATTGTAACGCCACTACATATCTTCCACACAATCGTTTATCCATTTGTTTGGCTGCTTAATACTAGTTCTAACGGTATTTTGAAGTTGATGGGTTTTGCCCCAGCCGATGAAGAAAACGAAGTATATTCTCAATCCGAAATCATCAAATTGTCACGTAACGCTGTGCATGGCGGCTCTCTTGATAAAGAAGACCTCACCTACATGGAAAGAGCCTTCGAGTTAAATGATAAGATCGCCAAGGATATCATGACAGACAGAACTAGATTGTCTGTTCTTGATTCCACTGATACGATTGCTTATGCTTTGAAGAAGTACCTAGAAGAAGGCTACAGCCGTTTTCCTGTTGTCCGCGACAATGATAAGGATGATGTTGTAGGTTACGTCTACGCTTACGATATCGTCCAACAAAGCCAAATTGATGCTAAGGTTCCCGTAACAAGAATCATCAGAACAATCATTACTGTGCCAGAATCAATGCCAATTCAAGATATCTTGCATTTAATGATTTCTAAGCACACGCCAGTCGTCTTGATTGTTGATGAATACGGTGGTACCAGTGGTATCGTAACGGATAAGGATATTTATGAAGAACTCTTTGGTTCTGTTAAAGATGAAATTGATGATGTTTCTGATGACTACATCATCAAGGATAAGGAAGGTAATGTTCACGTTTCTGGTAAAACTACCTTGTATGACTTTGAACGTTACTTCCACACTGATTTGAAGGCCTTCCAAGATAGCGACATCATTACTATCGGTGGTTATATGATGGAACATTATCCTAACTTAAAGAAGGGCGAATCAGTTGATCTTGAAGGCTACAAGTTCGTGCTTGACAGTATTGAGCAAGGATTCATGCGTTGGTTTATTGTGGAACCAATTAAGAAGAATAAGAAAGTCGATTCCGATCAATCCAAGACGGAAAAATAA
- a CDS encoding APC family permease: MKRQISFGQALATVVGSVIGAGVFFKIGVITAQTGSSSMTIFVWVLAGIISIASGLTISEIAASLKINGAIKYLDYTYGRVWGFLFGWAQMIVYFPAQIGALSSIFGVQFVSLFGIEAKYANLVAILLVLFLLGINLIGTRFSSKMQSVITVLKIIPIALIIIWGMFNQNKIAAPLLPLTVGAGKSFSGAISQGLLSALFAFEGWIVVTNLANEVKNPERDLSRAIILGLSAITLIYILINYTFLTILPIHELVNNNNAAFEASMKLFGQFGGKLVTVGILISVYGAVNAFMLTGMRTPYILAQDNLLPFSEKIGKANIHTGVPVFGALIVDAIAIIMILLGNFTVLTDMLVFVMWIFNTMLSIAVIILRKREPELTRPFKVPWYPIIPLISIIGGIFIVVSTIINQFILSLIGIGLTLLGLPIYYYKQKQNRN, from the coding sequence GTGAAAAGACAAATTTCTTTTGGTCAAGCATTGGCAACTGTAGTTGGATCCGTAATTGGAGCCGGCGTTTTCTTCAAGATCGGCGTAATTACGGCCCAAACTGGCAGCAGTTCCATGACGATTTTTGTTTGGGTGCTAGCCGGGATTATTTCAATTGCTTCTGGCTTAACCATTTCAGAAATTGCGGCGAGTTTAAAAATTAATGGTGCGATTAAGTATTTAGATTATACTTATGGCCGCGTCTGGGGCTTCTTATTTGGCTGGGCGCAAATGATCGTTTACTTTCCTGCACAAATCGGGGCGCTGAGTTCAATCTTTGGCGTACAGTTTGTCTCCTTATTTGGCATTGAGGCCAAGTATGCGAATCTAGTCGCAATTTTACTGGTATTATTTTTACTAGGCATCAACCTAATTGGAACTAGATTTTCAAGCAAAATGCAGTCGGTTATTACTGTTTTAAAGATCATCCCTATTGCTTTAATCATCATTTGGGGAATGTTTAATCAAAATAAGATTGCCGCTCCGCTCTTGCCATTAACAGTTGGCGCCGGCAAATCATTCTCAGGTGCAATCAGCCAAGGTTTGCTTTCTGCTTTATTTGCTTTTGAAGGCTGGATCGTCGTTACTAATTTAGCTAACGAAGTTAAAAATCCAGAACGTGACCTTTCAAGAGCGATTATCTTGGGCCTGTCTGCGATCACATTGATTTATATTTTAATCAACTATACTTTCTTGACGATCTTGCCAATCCACGAACTTGTTAACAACAATAATGCGGCCTTTGAGGCTTCGATGAAATTGTTTGGTCAGTTCGGCGGCAAATTGGTAACGGTAGGAATTCTGATCTCGGTTTACGGGGCTGTTAATGCCTTTATGCTCACGGGGATGCGGACACCTTACATTTTGGCTCAAGACAACTTATTGCCATTCTCTGAAAAAATCGGTAAGGCCAATATTCATACCGGTGTGCCAGTCTTTGGTGCTTTAATCGTCGATGCAATTGCCATCATCATGATTCTGCTAGGCAACTTCACAGTCTTAACCGACATGTTGGTCTTCGTTATGTGGATCTTCAACACCATGCTTTCAATTGCCGTGATCATTTTGCGCAAGCGTGAACCAGAACTTACTCGTCCATTTAAAGTACCTTGGTATCCAATCATTCCACTTATTTCAATTATAGGTGGTATCTTCATCGTCGTTTCCACGATTATCAATCAGTTCATCCTATCGCTTATTGGTATTGGTTTGACTTTGCTAGGTTTGCCAATTTACTACTACAAACAAAAACAAAATCGCAATTAA
- a CDS encoding alpha-glucoside-specific PTS transporter subunit IIBC, whose protein sequence is MMQKIQRFGAAMFVPVMLFSFAGIVVALGSLFNNPTLFGSIANPGTTWNSVWDTISAGGWTVFNQEGILFTVGLPIGLANKARGRAAMEAVIAYLTYNYFIGAMLTHWGAAFGIPNFDKIQIVANATNHGLTNIAGIKTLDTSILGALVVALIVVWLHNKYFDKKLPDWLGTFQGSTYVYALAFFVMIPLALITCWGWPKVQMGITSMQHFIVDSGFIGVWIYQFLNRVLIPTGLHHLVYIPFQFGPAVVAGGLQPYWLKHLAEYAASTKPLSQIASVEGFQLYGNEKVFLVPFICLAFYATAKKNKKKQTSALLIPAALTSVLAGITEPIDFTYLFAAPVLWVIYSVLSATMNTVMWAFGLRGFMSDGAIGIASMNWLPLWEHHWQTYVMQFIVGIIFGIITYFVFKIMIEKFNYITPGREADDEDVKLINKKEYKQKMAAKAAGKDANDPYIARATAYLDLLGGASNITELSSCATRLRVSVADPSKVAPDSQFKANKAVNVVHHGKALQVIVGLDVPQVLDEMTQLMQQSGSDAKVSTEQDNPYIERATGIVDLLGGNENIRAVIACSTRVRTHVFDTKKVAPDSEFKKIADSYEVQRRDDNEIDIVVGLDADQIVDQMKQLL, encoded by the coding sequence ATGATGCAAAAGATTCAGCGGTTTGGGGCCGCTATGTTCGTCCCAGTTATGCTGTTCTCGTTTGCGGGTATTGTCGTAGCTTTAGGTAGTTTGTTCAATAACCCAACTCTGTTTGGCTCAATTGCCAACCCGGGAACTACATGGAACTCAGTTTGGGACACAATTTCAGCTGGTGGTTGGACAGTGTTCAACCAAGAAGGTATTTTGTTTACTGTAGGTTTGCCAATCGGTTTAGCCAACAAGGCTAGAGGTAGAGCAGCCATGGAAGCAGTTATTGCTTACTTGACTTACAACTACTTCATCGGTGCAATGCTTACCCACTGGGGTGCAGCATTTGGCATTCCTAACTTTGACAAGATTCAAATTGTTGCTAACGCTACTAACCACGGTTTAACTAACATTGCTGGTATCAAGACTCTTGACACTAGTATCTTAGGTGCCTTGGTTGTTGCTTTGATCGTTGTATGGTTACACAACAAGTACTTTGACAAGAAGTTGCCTGACTGGCTTGGTACTTTTCAAGGTTCAACTTATGTCTACGCTTTAGCATTCTTTGTAATGATTCCTTTAGCACTCATTACTTGCTGGGGCTGGCCAAAAGTTCAAATGGGTATCACCAGCATGCAACACTTCATCGTAGATAGTGGATTTATCGGTGTTTGGATTTACCAATTCTTGAACCGTGTATTGATTCCTACTGGTCTTCACCACTTGGTATACATTCCATTCCAATTTGGTCCAGCCGTTGTTGCCGGCGGTTTGCAACCATACTGGTTGAAACACCTTGCTGAATACGCTGCAAGTACTAAACCACTTTCACAAATCGCTTCAGTTGAAGGATTCCAACTTTACGGTAACGAAAAGGTATTCTTAGTACCATTTATCTGTCTTGCCTTCTACGCAACTGCTAAGAAGAACAAGAAGAAGCAAACTTCAGCTTTGCTTATCCCAGCTGCTTTAACCTCAGTATTAGCTGGTATTACTGAACCTATCGACTTTACTTACTTGTTCGCAGCTCCTGTACTTTGGGTAATTTACTCAGTATTGTCAGCTACTATGAACACTGTAATGTGGGCCTTCGGTTTAAGAGGTTTCATGTCAGACGGTGCCATTGGTATCGCATCAATGAACTGGTTGCCACTTTGGGAACACCACTGGCAAACATATGTAATGCAATTTATCGTTGGTATTATCTTCGGTATCATTACTTACTTCGTATTCAAGATCATGATTGAAAAGTTCAACTACATCACTCCAGGTCGTGAAGCTGATGACGAAGACGTTAAACTTATCAACAAGAAAGAATACAAGCAAAAGATGGCTGCTAAGGCAGCAGGTAAGGATGCAAACGACCCTTACATCGCAAGAGCTACTGCATACCTTGACTTATTAGGTGGTGCTTCAAACATTACTGAATTGTCATCATGTGCTACTAGATTACGTGTATCTGTTGCTGATCCAAGCAAGGTTGCTCCAGACTCACAATTTAAGGCTAACAAGGCCGTTAACGTTGTTCACCACGGTAAAGCATTACAAGTTATTGTGGGTCTTGACGTTCCTCAAGTTTTGGACGAAATGACTCAATTGATGCAACAAAGCGGTAGTGACGCTAAGGTTTCAACTGAACAAGATAATCCATACATTGAGAGAGCTACAGGTATCGTTGACCTTCTTGGTGGTAATGAAAACATTAGGGCCGTTATCGCTTGCTCAACTAGAGTAAGAACCCACGTCTTTGACACTAAGAAAGTGGCTCCAGATTCTGAATTCAAGAAGATCGCAGATTCATACGAAGTACAACGCAGAGACGACAACGAAATTGACATTGTTGTTGGATTGGATGCCGATCAAATTGTTGATCAGATGAAACAATTACTATAA
- a CDS encoding nitroreductase, giving the protein MNFKEVFQNEHVTRKFTNRKVPEKAIAEIVEQAQQSPSLLNSQPWRAYVLMGDALAEFKKAVIENSDNKVKPNEDFASMLSLDWDTFPSSNMATMGASQSFFFRNKLNLFTEANKNMFNAPAIIFLTIPRKSPAWSVFDLGIFAQSIMLLAVNRGLGIMPAHSMVSYPDLVRKYAGIPEDEYVGMAIAVGYIDKNAEINDPVFIPKRVPFNKIYKVSN; this is encoded by the coding sequence ATGAATTTTAAAGAAGTTTTTCAAAATGAACATGTAACACGGAAATTTACCAACAGAAAAGTGCCTGAAAAAGCTATTGCTGAAATTGTTGAACAAGCACAACAATCTCCATCATTGCTTAACTCTCAGCCTTGGCGTGCATATGTCTTGATGGGGGATGCTTTAGCAGAGTTTAAAAAGGCCGTAATCGAAAATTCTGATAACAAGGTTAAGCCAAACGAAGATTTTGCTTCAATGCTTTCACTTGATTGGGATACTTTCCCAAGCAGCAATATGGCTACTATGGGTGCATCCCAAAGTTTCTTCTTTAGAAACAAGTTGAACTTGTTTACTGAAGCTAATAAGAACATGTTTAATGCACCAGCAATTATCTTTTTAACTATTCCAAGAAAATCACCAGCTTGGTCAGTTTTTGACTTAGGGATTTTTGCACAAAGCATTATGTTGTTAGCTGTTAACCGCGGTTTAGGTATTATGCCAGCTCACTCAATGGTGTCATATCCTGATTTGGTAAGAAAATATGCTGGTATTCCAGAAGATGAATACGTAGGAATGGCCATTGCCGTAGGCTACATCGATAAAAACGCGGAAATCAATGATCCAGTCTTTATTCCTAAGCGTGTACCATTTAATAAAATTTATAAAGTAAGTAATTAG
- a CDS encoding phosphoketolase family protein, translating to MTVNYDSKDYLKSVDAYWRAANYLSVGQLFLMKNPLLKKPLTAEDVKPKPIGHWGTIAPQNFIYAHLNRVLKKYNLDMFYIEGSGHGGQVMVSNSYLDGSYTERYPEITQDEKGMAKLFKRFSFPGGVASHAAPETPGSIHEGGELGYSLSHGVGAILDNPDVIAAVEIGDGEAETGPLAASWFSDKFINPIKDGAVLPILQINGFKISNPTIVSRMSDEELTEYFHGMGWDPHFVSVFKGGRFDGEKDPMQVHEEMAKTMDEVIEEIKAIQKHARENNDASLPHWPLIIFQCPKGWTGPKKDLDGNPIENSFRAHQIPIPVSQGDMKHADMLTDWLESYKPEELFNEDGSPKEIVTENTAEGDHRMAMNPITNGGKDPKRLNLPDYRDFALKFDKPGSMEAQDMVEWAKYLDKVAKLNPTTFRGFGPDESKSNRLFQLLDNQKRQWEPEIHEPNDENLAPSGRVIDSQLSEHQDEGFLEGYVLTGRHGFFATYEAFGRVVDSMLTQHMKWLRKAKEQYWRHDYPSLNFVATSTVFQQDHNGYTHQDPGILTHLYEKNRPDLIHEYLPSDTNTLLAVGDKAFKDRECINVLVTSKQPRPQWFSIEEAQKLVDKGLGYIDWASTDKGAKPDVVFASTETEPTIETLAAIDILHDKFPDLKIRYINVVDVMKLMSSKDNKNAISDEEFDRLFPKDVPVIFAWHGYKSMMQSIWFDRKRYNVHIHCYEENGDITTPFDMRVLNHLDRFDLAKDAVESVAKLKGKNADFISHMDNLLEKHHQYIRDNGKDMPEVTEWKWKGLK from the coding sequence ATGACAGTTAATTATGATTCAAAAGATTACTTAAAGAGCGTCGACGCATACTGGCGCGCTGCCAATTATTTATCAGTTGGACAATTATTCTTAATGAAGAATCCACTACTTAAGAAACCTTTGACAGCTGAAGATGTTAAGCCAAAGCCAATTGGTCACTGGGGTACCATTGCTCCACAAAACTTTATTTATGCTCACTTAAACCGTGTCCTTAAGAAATACAATTTGGACATGTTCTACATTGAAGGTTCAGGTCACGGTGGCCAAGTAATGGTTTCTAACTCATACCTTGATGGTTCATACACTGAACGCTATCCAGAAATTACCCAAGATGAAAAGGGTATGGCTAAGTTGTTCAAGCGTTTCAGTTTTCCAGGTGGTGTAGCTTCTCACGCTGCTCCTGAAACTCCAGGATCAATCCACGAAGGTGGGGAATTAGGTTACTCACTTTCACACGGTGTCGGTGCTATTTTAGATAACCCAGATGTCATTGCTGCCGTTGAAATCGGTGATGGTGAAGCTGAAACTGGCCCACTTGCAGCAAGTTGGTTCAGTGACAAGTTCATCAACCCAATTAAAGATGGTGCTGTTTTACCGATCCTTCAAATCAATGGCTTCAAGATTTCTAACCCAACTATCGTTTCACGCATGAGTGATGAAGAATTAACCGAATACTTCCATGGTATGGGTTGGGATCCACACTTTGTTTCAGTATTTAAGGGTGGCCGTTTCGATGGTGAAAAGGATCCAATGCAAGTCCACGAAGAAATGGCTAAGACCATGGACGAAGTAATCGAAGAAATCAAGGCCATTCAAAAGCATGCTCGTGAAAATAACGATGCAAGTTTGCCACACTGGCCATTGATCATCTTCCAATGCCCAAAGGGTTGGACTGGTCCAAAGAAGGATCTTGATGGTAACCCAATTGAAAACTCATTTAGAGCACACCAAATTCCAATTCCTGTCTCACAAGGTGATATGAAGCATGCCGACATGTTGACTGATTGGCTTGAAAGCTACAAGCCTGAAGAATTATTCAACGAAGATGGCTCACCTAAGGAAATTGTTACTGAAAACACTGCTGAAGGCGACCACCGTATGGCAATGAACCCAATCACTAATGGTGGTAAGGATCCTAAGCGTTTGAACTTGCCAGACTACCGCGACTTTGCTCTTAAGTTTGACAAGCCAGGTTCAATGGAAGCTCAAGACATGGTTGAATGGGCTAAATACTTAGATAAAGTTGCTAAGCTTAACCCAACCACTTTCCGCGGCTTTGGTCCTGATGAATCTAAGTCAAACCGTTTGTTCCAACTTTTGGATAATCAAAAGCGTCAATGGGAACCAGAAATCCACGAACCAAATGATGAAAACTTGGCTCCAAGTGGTCGTGTGATCGATTCACAATTATCAGAACACCAAGATGAAGGCTTCCTTGAAGGCTACGTATTAACTGGTCGTCATGGCTTCTTCGCAACTTACGAAGCATTTGGTCGTGTAGTAGACTCAATGCTTACACAACACATGAAGTGGCTTAGAAAAGCTAAGGAACAATACTGGCGTCATGATTACCCATCACTTAACTTTGTTGCTACCTCAACTGTGTTCCAACAAGACCACAACGGTTACACTCACCAAGATCCAGGTATTTTGACTCACTTATACGAAAAGAATCGTCCAGATTTGATTCATGAATACTTGCCATCAGATACTAACACTTTGCTTGCTGTTGGTGACAAGGCCTTTAAGGATCGTGAATGCATCAACGTTTTGGTAACTTCAAAGCAACCTCGTCCACAATGGTTCTCAATTGAAGAAGCTCAAAAGTTGGTTGACAAGGGCTTAGGCTACATTGACTGGGCTTCAACTGATAAGGGTGCAAAGCCAGATGTTGTCTTTGCTTCAACTGAAACTGAACCAACTATCGAAACTTTGGCAGCCATTGACATTTTGCACGACAAGTTCCCAGATCTTAAGATCCGTTACATCAACGTTGTCGACGTGATGAAGTTAATGTCATCAAAGGACAACAAGAATGCTATTTCTGATGAAGAATTTGACCGCTTATTCCCAAAGGATGTTCCAGTAATCTTTGCATGGCATGGCTACAAGAGCATGATGCAATCAATCTGGTTCGACCGTAAGCGTTACAACGTTCACATCCACTGCTACGAAGAAAATGGTGACATTACCACTCCATTTGACATGCGTGTCTTGAATCACCTTGACAGATTCGACCTTGCAAAGGACGCTGTTGAAAGCGTTGCTAAGTTAAAGGGTAAGAACGCTGACTTCATTAGTCACATGGATAATTTACTTGAAAAGCACCACCAATACATTCGTGATAATGGTAAGGATATGCCAGAAGTTACCGAATGGAAATGGAAGGGCTTGAAGTAA
- a CDS encoding patatin-like phospholipase family protein, with protein MASGLVLEGGAMRGLFTAGVLDVLMENNVTFDAAVGVSAGAAFGVNMKSKQIGRVLRYNLRFAGKPYYASWKSWRRSGNLYAGNFCFHIIPDKLDVFDKKTFVENPMQFWCVTTDAATGEPVYHKLRDAGYVDLEWIRASSSIPFFANPVAIGGHYYFDGGVSDSVPYDFLMKNNFDKKVVITTQPKEYRKKQSKLFPIEKVVLREYPAVLKKLATRAEDYNAVLDEIQRDEDDGQTFVIRPPYPLNIGTVESDKSEIKRVYEVGREEGKKILPGLVEYLKD; from the coding sequence ATGGCAAGCGGATTGGTTCTAGAAGGTGGCGCAATGCGGGGACTTTTTACTGCAGGCGTGCTCGACGTGTTAATGGAAAATAACGTTACGTTTGACGCAGCGGTTGGCGTTTCAGCTGGTGCAGCTTTTGGCGTAAATATGAAGTCAAAGCAAATTGGAAGAGTATTGCGTTATAATCTGCGTTTTGCTGGCAAGCCTTATTATGCTAGCTGGAAGTCATGGCGCAGATCAGGCAATTTATATGCGGGAAATTTTTGTTTCCATATTATTCCTGATAAGTTGGATGTGTTTGATAAGAAAACTTTTGTTGAAAATCCAATGCAATTTTGGTGCGTGACAACGGATGCGGCAACGGGTGAGCCGGTTTACCATAAGTTGAGAGATGCTGGTTATGTTGACCTAGAGTGGATTAGAGCATCATCATCGATTCCATTTTTTGCTAATCCTGTTGCAATAGGCGGCCACTACTATTTTGATGGTGGTGTTTCGGATTCTGTTCCGTATGATTTTTTAATGAAAAATAATTTTGATAAAAAGGTAGTAATTACGACACAGCCTAAGGAATATCGCAAGAAGCAAAGCAAGCTGTTTCCGATTGAAAAGGTAGTTTTGCGTGAATATCCTGCTGTTTTGAAGAAATTGGCGACTAGAGCGGAGGACTATAACGCCGTTTTAGACGAGATACAGCGAGATGAGGATGATGGTCAGACTTTTGTAATTAGACCGCCATATCCGCTTAATATCGGTACTGTCGAGTCAGATAAGAGTGAGATCAAGCGGGTGTATGAAGTTGGGCGTGAAGAAGGAAAAAAGATTTTGCCAGGATTGGTGGAATATTTGAAAGATTAA
- a CDS encoding MurR/RpiR family transcriptional regulator: MANLRSMVYDSNTKLNDSEKQIIQYVLNNPNDCSKLSLAKLAKKLYVSESAIFRLCKKLGLSGYSELKFDLVELAESNQKPIKIENNFAKELSRVNMDVLKYFKQRDFNSLYRDLDNASTIYIYSTGWQQELIAQYLAHELFVVGKNATVLPSALDELKAAARFAKKGDVLFIISFTGDNNTINEEITKLELINDKFKYVSFTNMMQNKLASLVQHNIYFPTIAFTDDADFKSGKVAFTPAYYLIDLLISEYVAWQQNQGEDVEINVGN, encoded by the coding sequence ATGGCAAATTTAAGATCAATGGTCTATGACAGTAATACTAAACTGAATGACTCTGAAAAACAGATCATTCAGTACGTATTGAATAATCCAAATGACTGTAGCAAATTAAGTCTAGCCAAGTTAGCTAAAAAGCTATATGTATCCGAATCAGCAATATTTCGTTTATGTAAAAAGCTTGGCTTGAGTGGTTACAGTGAACTGAAATTTGATTTAGTGGAACTCGCTGAATCAAATCAAAAGCCAATCAAAATTGAAAACAATTTTGCAAAAGAGCTTAGCAGGGTAAATATGGATGTCTTAAAGTATTTCAAACAACGAGACTTCAATAGTTTGTATCGTGATTTGGATAATGCAAGTACTATCTACATTTATTCTACTGGTTGGCAGCAAGAACTGATTGCACAATACCTAGCTCACGAACTCTTTGTGGTAGGTAAGAATGCAACAGTTTTGCCATCAGCTCTTGATGAGTTAAAAGCAGCAGCCCGTTTTGCTAAAAAAGGCGACGTCTTATTCATCATCTCTTTCACTGGTGATAACAACACCATCAATGAAGAGATTACGAAGTTAGAATTAATTAACGATAAGTTTAAATATGTTTCCTTCACTAACATGATGCAAAACAAATTAGCTTCGCTTGTTCAGCATAATATTTATTTTCCAACAATCGCTTTTACTGACGACGCTGATTTTAAGAGTGGCAAGGTTGCTTTTACTCCTGCTTACTATCTGATTGACTTGCTTATTAGTGAATATGTAGCTTGGCAACAAAACCAAGGAGAGGATGTTGAGATTAATGTGGGCAATTAG
- the hpt gene encoding hypoxanthine phosphoribosyltransferase: protein MVKGDNINDIIDHKLFSEDDIHEMCVRLGKQLTEDYAGKKPLVVGALKGAIYFLTDLTRQMDVTHQLDFLDVSSYGDGFESTGKIKVVTDLAADVKDRDVLIIEDIVDTGLTLKFMKDLIKGRGAKSVKCCAMLNKEARRNVDVDVDYYGSKVGNEFVVGYGLDFLNMYRNLPYVGVLKPEVIQKYVNK from the coding sequence ATGGTTAAAGGCGACAATATTAACGATATTATTGATCACAAGTTATTTTCTGAAGACGATATTCATGAAATGTGCGTGCGACTTGGCAAGCAATTAACTGAAGATTATGCTGGCAAGAAGCCATTAGTTGTCGGTGCACTTAAGGGCGCAATTTATTTCTTAACAGATTTAACCAGACAAATGGATGTTACTCACCAATTAGATTTCTTAGATGTATCTAGTTATGGTGATGGCTTTGAATCAACTGGTAAGATCAAGGTTGTTACAGACCTTGCAGCTGATGTAAAAGATCGTGATGTATTAATTATTGAAGATATTGTTGATACTGGTCTTACTTTAAAGTTCATGAAGGATCTGATTAAGGGCCGTGGCGCTAAGAGTGTTAAGTGCTGTGCTATGCTTAATAAGGAAGCTCGTAGAAACGTCGATGTAGACGTTGACTACTACGGCTCAAAGGTTGGTAACGAATTCGTAGTTGGTTACGGCTTGGACTTCTTGAATATGTATCGTAATCTTCCTTACGTTGGTGTATTGAAACCTGAAGTTATCCAAAAATACGTTAACAAGTAA
- a CDS encoding PTS sugar transporter subunit IIA — protein MFNFFKKKNKGLEVDAVVDGTVMPITDVNDDVFSTKMLGDGFAIKPTDTQIYAPVAGTISTLFPTKHAIGIKTDKGLEILIHLGLDTVELKGAPFTVDVKQGDKVEQGQPLATMDFKQITDKGYDDSCIVVYTNMDMVKSVTPVEKGTVEHSQKVQTVEFN, from the coding sequence ATGTTTAATTTCTTTAAGAAAAAGAATAAAGGTTTAGAAGTAGATGCAGTAGTTGATGGTACAGTAATGCCAATTACTGATGTAAATGATGATGTCTTTTCAACAAAGATGTTAGGTGACGGTTTTGCAATTAAGCCTACTGATACTCAAATTTATGCACCAGTTGCTGGTACTATTTCAACGCTTTTCCCAACCAAACACGCCATTGGCATTAAGACTGACAAGGGATTGGAAATTCTGATCCACTTGGGTCTTGATACAGTAGAATTAAAAGGTGCTCCGTTTACAGTAGATGTTAAACAAGGCGATAAGGTGGAACAAGGCCAGCCTTTAGCAACCATGGATTTCAAGCAAATTACAGATAAGGGCTATGATGATAGCTGTATCGTTGTTTACACCAACATGGATATGGTTAAATCAGTTACTCCTGTTGAAAAGGGTACAGTTGAACATTCCCAAAAAGTACAAACTGTTGAATTTAATTAG